A section of the Styela clava chromosome 9, kaStyClav1.hap1.2, whole genome shotgun sequence genome encodes:
- the LOC120339103 gene encoding E3 SUMO-protein ligase RanBP2-like: protein MSFNFRSTSPPQSGNKFRLESAISGTSQKTTEIPDSIKKITETESDIVTLNEEQTNAKVGHQSIFGDAMLNLASSGGFASFADVASGIQKIGFEKNPAFQFPGAGQVMFQQRNIDENDDHYPSSYAPDAQFKPVLDKLPLLIEKKTGEEGEEILFKERCRLYRYDKDTNQWKERGVGDIKILFNDILNMYRVVMRREQVLKVCANHVINEKTEPKYHLGSSKTCSYFTLNYTAGSKPTAEQFAFRFKTEGMCRAYMDKIKEVKKGKTTVSESTPSTDKLKFDVSNVSFSFCSTSPPQGNTN from the exons ATGTCTTTTAACTTTCGTTCAACAAGCCCGCCACAG aGCGGAAACAAGTTTCGATTAGAGTCTGCTATTAGCGGAACTTCACAGAAAACTACAGAAATTCCAG ATTCTATCAAAAAGATTACTGAGACAGAGTCTGATATTGTTACTTTGAATGAAGAACAAACTAATGCTAAAGTTGGACATCAATCCATATTTGGTGATGCAATGTTAAATCTTGCAAGCAGTGGTGGATTTGCTTCATTTGCCGATGTGGCCTCTGGTATTCAGAAAattggatttgaaaaaaatcctgCT TTTCAGTTCCCTGGCGCAGGGCAAGTGATGTTTCAGCAGCGAAATATAGATGAAAATGATGATCATTATCCAAGTTCTTATGCACCTGACGCACAATTCAAACCTGTATTGGATAAACTTCCACTTTTGATTGAAAAGAAAACTGGTGAAGAAGGAGAAGAG ATTTTGTTCAAAGAAAGATGTAGATTATATCGATACGATAAAGATACAAATCAATGGAAAGAAAGAGGAGTTGGTGACATTAAAATTCTATTCAATGATATACTTAATATGTATCGTGTGGTTATGAGAAGAGAAcag gtTTTAAAAGTTTGTGCCAATCATGTAATCAATGAAAAAACAGAACCAAAGTATCATTTGGGATCTTCAAAAACTTGTTCATATTTTACCTTGAATTATACAG CTGGATCGAAACCTACAGCAGAGCAATTCGCATTCAGATTCAAAACTGAAGGAATGTGTAGAGCCTACATGGACAAAATAAAAGAAGTTAAAAAAG GTAAAACCACCGTATCAGAATCAACTCCATCCACTGACAAACTTAAATTTGATGTTTCAAATGTGTCTTTTAGCTTTTGTTCAACAAGTCCGCCACAG GGAAATACTAACTAA